One genomic region from Salvia hispanica cultivar TCC Black 2014 chromosome 2, UniMelb_Shisp_WGS_1.0, whole genome shotgun sequence encodes:
- the LOC125204011 gene encoding cyclin-D1-1-like — protein sequence MSLSSCSDCFSDLLCGEASSSIISSFSPEYSSNFDSQPAESISGMLEDERDVAGISSCRAVDQPIDASVRAEFVAWILKVQRYYGFQPLTAYLSVNYFDRFVCCHQLPKMSGWPLQLLSVACLSLAAKMEERLVPCLLDLQVEDPKFSFEARTIQRMELLVLSVLDWRLRSISPFCYLPFFALKIDPSGTYTDFLTTRAKEIIFSTFEETSFLGCRPSCIAAAAILCAANDLPKFSLITAQHAESWCDGLHKDEITSCQQLIRQDVFKIRPKKQPKVFPDLRVTNRASIGSTSSLLSSPSPSYKRKSDGVDENEETLIKRVKYEDLHN from the exons ATGTCACTGTCGTCGTGCTCAGACTGCTTCTCCGACCTCCTCTGCGGCGAGGCCTCCAGTAGTATTATCTCCTCTTTCTCGCCGGAATACTCATCGAACTTCGATTCTCAGCCGGCGGAGTCCATCTCCGGGATGTTGGAAGACGAGAGAGATGTAGCCGGAATCAGTAGCTGCCGCGCCGTCGATCAGCCGATCGATGCGTCGGTTAGAGCTGAATTTGTTGCATGGATTCTCAAG GTGCAACGATATTACGGGTTTCAGCCGTTAACGGCGTATCTCTCCGTCAACTATTTTGATCGTTTCGTTTGCTGCCATCAGCTACCG AAAATGAGTGGATGGCCGCTGCAACTACTCTCTGTTGCATGTTTGTCTTTAGCTGCAAAGATGGAGGAACGACTTGTTCCTTGTCTATTGGATCTTCAG GTTGAAGACCCAAAATTTAGTTTTGAAGCAAGAACTATTCAAAGAATGGAACTTCTAGTTTTAAGTGTGTTGGATTGGAGACTTCGATCTATTTCCCCATTTTGTTATCTCCCATTTTTCGCGCTCAAGATTGACCCCTCTGGAACTTACACCGACTTCCTCACTACAAGGGCCAAAGAAATCATCTTCTCTACATTTGAAg AGACCAGCTTCCTTGGGTGTAGGCCATCTTGCATTGCTGCTGCAGCAATACTGTGTGCAGCAAATGATTTGccaaaattctcactcatcacTGCTCAACATGCTGAGTCATGGTGTGATGGACTCCACAAA GATGAAATAACGAGTTGTCAGCAGCTGATTCGGCAAGACGTTTTCAAAATAAGGCCAAAGAAGCAGCCAAAGGTATTCCCAGACCTTCGAGTCACAAACAGAGCAAGTATAGGCAGCACCAGTTCATTACTgtcttctccatctccatcttATAAGAGAAAGAGTGATGGGGTAGATGAAAATGAAGAGACTTTGATTAAGAGGGTTAAATATGAAGACTtgcataattaa